From Aegilops tauschii subsp. strangulata cultivar AL8/78 chromosome 5, Aet v6.0, whole genome shotgun sequence:
TTGAATTTTCTAATAAGCTTCACGTGTTTTTATAGCTTTTTTCGAATGGCATGAAAGAATCTGATCAGATGCGTCCAACAATAATTAGGATTGCTGATTCAGGTAATGCCGTAGCACAAGTATAATATTATTCCCTATTATTGTTAAAAAACATTTTCCATCTTATAATTTATTATAGTTTGCTATTCTGGTTGTTTTACTATTTATTATTGTTAAAATAAAGATTATATTTCGGAGTTTCTAACACTTCTCTTAAATTTCTGTGATAAAGAAAAGATTAGTCTCCCATGGAGTTTTTCTCAGTACGAAATTCAGTATCCAACTTAAACAATCATTTGTATTTAGGGTACAAAAATGCTATCCCTTTTTGCTTACTTCTTTTTGGATTTCTTTCCCTTATGCTTGTGCTTTTTTGTTTTAATTCTACTTGGAACAGAGGAAAATGCACTTATGGAGCTTTTAAGCTTTATGTACAGTGGAAAGTTGACATCAGCTCGACCTACTCTTCTGCTTGACATCTTGATAGCTGCAGACAAATTTGAGGTTATGTCTTGCATAAGGCATTGCACCCAGTTGCTCACAAGCCTGCCTATGACCACGGAATCTGCAATGCTTTACCTAGACCATCTATGCTTAATTTCATTGGCTTCTGAGGTTCAGCATCTGACAGATGCAGCCAGAAAATTCCTCATGGACAAATACAAAGATATGGCTAAGTGAGTTATCTCCATCTGAGGGAGTCACCTTTTTTCTATTTACGTGTAACACAAAATATGTATGGTGTGCACTGAATTCATGATTTTGCTCATTTCAAGCACCGTGATGAACTAATCGACATGCCTCTTTCTGCGATTGAGGCCATCTTTTTGAGTAATGACATAAATGTAAAAACTGAAGATGGTATATATAGCTTCTTGCTCGAGTGGGCCCGCAAGCAATACCCAGACTCAGAGGAAAGGCACAAGGTATGGAGCTCTCGTTTACTACCGCTGGTGCGCTTCAGTCATATGAGCTGGAAGAAACTCCACCAAGTCCTGGCATGCAGTGATGACGATATAGACCATGAGCAAACAACGAAGCGTATTACCAACATGCTTTTACACAAAGCTTACCCAGCACACCACCAAGTTGTTCTTGCAGCAGAGGCAACAGCTTGTTGGCAAGTTCCGCAGCGGGCCTACCGGTTCAAGCGTCTCAAAGTGATTGAGTTTGATAGGCCCTGCCCACACATTATTGTTTACTTGGATCTAACGCGCGAGGAGTGCTCTCGACTCTTCCCAAAAGGAGAAATATTCTCGCACTTGTTCCATCTTGCAGGGCAGAACTTCTGTCTCACGTGAGAAAAAGGCTTTCGCGCCGCTATATTGATATAGCAACCGCCCGATACAACAAAGAGTCCAATGCTGAGGCAAACAGCACAAGTATGCCCAAAAGAAAcaaaagagaaagaaaagagaaaataaagTCAACAGCGTCGGATCGACGAAAACGATGATAATCCAAAACCGTTGCGCCCACCGGAGATGTACCACCTCGCTACAGGCACCTCGAACCTCCGCATACCAAGCAACACCTTCAGGAAGGAAcacgacgacaacgacgctgctgcccggacaggtccaagggtttcccccggtacgcgGAGGGGCGTGGGGAAGGGGAGGATCCGACGCCCTTCAGGAAGGAACGATGGCGCCCACGGGCGTCACCGCGTCGGTGCCGGCAAGCCGGCCCGGATTTCTCCCATCCGCCAAACACCCACAACCCCGAACGGTCCGACGCGCACCACGAGACAAGCCACCCACGAGCATGCGCCACCACGGTCTTGCCATCATCACCGCCGCCTCACCGTGGATACCGACGAGGACGAGAGGGAGCAGCTGGGAACGAGGAATGGCAGCGAGAGCAGCCACGCCGGAGGAGACAACCTCCACCGCCATCGGCGGTCACCGACCGGACGCGGCAAGGGAAGCGTACCAGGCCCTCGAGGCCCGGCCAAGCACAAACGGGGCTCGTGAAGCACCCGTCGCCGAGCTGCAGTAGACGTGCCGCCGTCTGCACCACCCCCCGCACGAGCCGCGCCACCACCgtccccgccggagccgccgcaggCGAGACCGAGTCAGGCCCGCCCAGACCCAGATGGGGCCCAA
This genomic window contains:
- the LOC109744803 gene encoding BTB/POZ domain-containing protein At2g46260-like, yielding MLRFMDAANDKKTIYINSAVFAARSPFFLKLFSNGMKESDQMRPTIIRIADSEENALMELLSFMYSGKLTSARPTLLLDILIAADKFEVMSCIRHCTQLLTSLPMTTESAMLYLDHLCLISLASEVQHLTDAARKFLMDKYKDMHRDELIDMPLSAIEAIFLSNDINVKTEDGIYSFLLEWARKQYPDSEERHKVWSSRLLPLVRFSHMSWKKLHQVLACSDDDIDHEQTTKRITNMLLHKAYPAHHQVVLAAEATACWQVPQRAYRFKRLKVIEFDRPCPHIIVYLDLTREECSRLFPKGEIFSHLFHLAGQNFCLT